DNA sequence from the Pseudomonas tritici genome:
TGCTGGCGAGCAATGCATTCTCCCGTGGGATGCCGGAGCAGGGCGGTATCGCGCTGGCTGATGAATTGCTCAAGCTGATCGAGTTGCACGATGCATCGAATATCGCGGCTGTATTTGTCGAGCCAATGGCCGGCTCTGCGGGCGTGCTGGTGCCGCCACAGGGTTACCTCAAGCGTCTGCGTGAGATCTGTGACCAGCACAATATCCTGTTGGTGTTCGACGAAGTGATCACCGGGTTTGGCCGTACCGGTTCGATGTTCGGGGCCGACAGCTTCGGCGTGACCCCAGACCTGATGTGCATCGCCAAGCAAGTAACCAACGGCGCGATCCCGATGGGCGCGGTGATTGCCAGCAGCGAGATCTATCAGACCTTCATGAACCAGGCGACGCCGGAGTATGCGGTGGAATTCCCCCACGGCTACACCTACTCGGCGCATCCGGTGGCGTGCGCAGCTGGCCTGGCGGCATTGGACCTGCTGCAGAAGGAAAACCTGGTGCAGAGCGTAGCCGAAGTCGCACCGCACTTTGAGAATGCGCTGCACGGTTTGAAGGGCAGCAAGAACGTAATCGATATTCGCAACTATGGCTTGGCCGGTGCGATCCAGATTGCCCCGCGTGACGGTGATGCCATCGTGCGTCCATTCGAGGCCGGCATGGCCTTGTGGAAAGCCGGTTTCTACGTGCGTTTTGGCGGTGACACCCTGCAGTTCGGACCAACCTTCAACAGCAAGCCGCAGGACCTGGATCGCTTGTTCGATGCGGTCGGCGGAGTGCTGAACAAGATCGACTGATTTCTCCTTCTATATAGAACAATTTTTCAGGAGCCCTGCATGAGCCTTATCCAGCATTTGATCAACGGTGAGATGGTCAACGACAGTGGCCGCAGTGCCGACGTGTATAACCCGTCGACCGGCCAGGTGATCCACCATGTGCCGTTGGCCAGCCGTGAAACCATTCAACAAGCGATCGACTCGGCCAAGGCTGCGTTCCCGGCGTGGCGTAATACCCCGCCAGCCAAGCGCGCCCAGGTGATGTTTCGTTTCAAGCAGTTGCTGGAGCAGAACGAAGCACGCATCTCGCAGTTAATCAGCGAAGAGCATGGCAAGACGCTGGAAGACGCGGCCGGTGAGTTGAAGCGCGGGATCGAAAACGTGGAGTACGCGTGCTCGGCGCCGGAGATTCTGAAGGGCGAATACAGTCGTAACGTAGGACCGAACATTGATGCCTGGTCGGACTTCCAGCCGCTGGGCGTGGTTGCCGGTATTACACCGTTCAACTTCCCGGCGATGGTGCCGTTGTGGATGTACCCGTTGGCGATAGTCTGCGGTAACTGTTTCATCCTGAAACCATCGGAGCGTGATCCGAGCTCGACGCTGTTGATCGCGCAATTGCTGCAAGAGGCCGGTTTGCCTAAAGGCGTGCTGAGTGTGGTGCACGGTGACAAGGGTGCGGTGGATGCACTGATCGAAGCACCGGAAGTGAAAGCACTGAGTTTCGTGGGCTCGACGCCGATTGCCGAATACATTTATTCCGAAGCGACCAAGCGTGGCAAACGCGTGCAGGCACTGGGTGGGGCGAAGAACCACGCGGTACTGATGCCGGACGCGGACCTGGATAACGCGGTGAGTGCCTTGATGGGCGCGGCGTATGGTTCCTGTGGTGAGCGTTGCATGGCGATTTCGGTGGCTGTGTGCGTGGGCGACCAAGTGGCGGATGCGTTGATTGCCAAGCTGGTGCCGCAGGTCAAGGCGCTGAAAATTGGCGCGGGCACGTCTTGCGGGCTGGATATGGGGCCGTTGGTGACGGGCCAGGCGCGTGACAAAGTCAGTGGCTATATAGAAGACGGAGTGGCGGCGGGGGCTGAGCTGGTTGTCGATGGTCGCGGCTTGAGTGTTGCCGGGCACGAAGAGGGCTTCTTCCTGGGGGGGAGTTTGTTTGATCGTGTGACGCCTGAGATGCGTATCTATAAAGAAGAGATCTTCGGACCGGTGTTGTGCGTGGTGCGGGTGGATAGCCTGGAAACGGCGATGCAACTGATCAACGATCATGAATACGGTAACGGTACCTGTATCTTCACGCGTGACGGTGAAGCGGCACGGCTGTTCTGCGATGAGATCGAAGTGGGCATGGTCGGCGTTAACGTTCCCCTGCCAGTGCCGGTGGCTTATCACAGCTTTGGTGGCTGGAAGCGATCGCTGTTCGGCGACTTGCATGCGTACGGTCCGGATGGGGTGCGCTTCTACACACGTCGCAAGGCGATTACACAGCGCTGGCCGCAACGGGCGAGCCATGAAGCGTCGCAGTTTGCCTTTCCTAGTCTTTAAGGCTCGGTAGGAAGAAAGCCGGCCCCTTGGGGCCGGCTTTTGCGTTTCTGGGGGCTTTTTGACCTATATGACAGAAATGTGAAAAAAAGGGGTTGACGGCAGATCCTAGAAGTCTATAATTCGCCCCACTTCCGGCGCAGTCGAAACGGAAAACTCCTTGGTAAACAAAGAGTTATGCGAGATTCGACAGCGAGTTGCTTCAGTTCATCGAAGCCCAGAAGGAGTTGGTAGAGCAGTGTTGTTTGGCTCTATTAACGTTTCGATCCTCTCGGTCGAAAGCGGAGAAAAAGAGGTGTTGACAGCAGCGTGTAACGCTGTAGAATTCGCCTCCCGCTAACGAGAGATCGGAAGCGCAAGTGGTTGAAGTTGTTGAAGAATTCTTCGAAAACTTCTGAAAATAATCACTTGACAGCAAATGAGGCTGCTGTAGAATGCGCGCCTCGGTTGAGACGAAAGATCTTAACCAACCGCTCTTTAACAACTGAATCAAGCAATTCGTGTGGGTGCTTGTGGAGTCAGACTGATAGTCAACAAGATTATCAGCATCACAAGTTACTCCGCGAGAAATCA
Encoded proteins:
- a CDS encoding aspartate aminotransferase family protein, whose product is MNMPENAPSSLASQLKLDAHWMPYTANRNFQRDPRLIVAAEGSWLMDDKGRKVYDSLSGLWTCGAGHTRKEIQEAVSKQLGTLDYSPGFQYGHPLSFQLAEKITALTPGNLNHVFFTDSGSECADTAVKMVRAYWRLKGQATKTKMIGRARGYHGVNIAGTSLGGVNGNRKMFGQAMMDVDHLPHTLLASNAFSRGMPEQGGIALADELLKLIELHDASNIAAVFVEPMAGSAGVLVPPQGYLKRLREICDQHNILLVFDEVITGFGRTGSMFGADSFGVTPDLMCIAKQVTNGAIPMGAVIASSEIYQTFMNQATPEYAVEFPHGYTYSAHPVACAAGLAALDLLQKENLVQSVAEVAPHFENALHGLKGSKNVIDIRNYGLAGAIQIAPRDGDAIVRPFEAGMALWKAGFYVRFGGDTLQFGPTFNSKPQDLDRLFDAVGGVLNKID
- a CDS encoding CoA-acylating methylmalonate-semialdehyde dehydrogenase is translated as MSLIQHLINGEMVNDSGRSADVYNPSTGQVIHHVPLASRETIQQAIDSAKAAFPAWRNTPPAKRAQVMFRFKQLLEQNEARISQLISEEHGKTLEDAAGELKRGIENVEYACSAPEILKGEYSRNVGPNIDAWSDFQPLGVVAGITPFNFPAMVPLWMYPLAIVCGNCFILKPSERDPSSTLLIAQLLQEAGLPKGVLSVVHGDKGAVDALIEAPEVKALSFVGSTPIAEYIYSEATKRGKRVQALGGAKNHAVLMPDADLDNAVSALMGAAYGSCGERCMAISVAVCVGDQVADALIAKLVPQVKALKIGAGTSCGLDMGPLVTGQARDKVSGYIEDGVAAGAELVVDGRGLSVAGHEEGFFLGGSLFDRVTPEMRIYKEEIFGPVLCVVRVDSLETAMQLINDHEYGNGTCIFTRDGEAARLFCDEIEVGMVGVNVPLPVPVAYHSFGGWKRSLFGDLHAYGPDGVRFYTRRKAITQRWPQRASHEASQFAFPSL